In one window of Thalassotalea agarivorans DNA:
- the fusA gene encoding elongation factor G: protein MADLSKYRNIGIFAHVDAGKTTTTERILKLTGMIHKIGEVHDGESTTDFMEQEAERGITIQSAAVTCEWKKHRFNVIDTPGHVDFTVEVYRSLKVLDGGIGVFCGSGGVEPQSETNWRYANESKVARLIFVNKLDRLGANFFRVKDQVQNVLGARPLVMTLPIGEEDGFKGVVDVLSQKAYIWDDSGQPENYEIQDIPADMVDDAAAYREEMIETALEADEDLLMEYLEGELDPTEEQIKACIRKGTNELLFFPTYCGSAFKNKGMQLLLDAVVDYLPSPTEVPPQPLTDEEGEPTGEFAIVDAEEPFRALAFKIMDDRFGALTFVRIYSGRLKKGDTVLNSFTGKTERIGRMVEMQAEDRTELTEAQAGDILAIVGMKNVQTGHTLCDVKQPCTLEAMVFPEPVISIAVSPKEKGGAEKMGIAIGKMVAEDPTFQVETDEDSGETILKGMGELHLDIKVDILKRTYGVELEVGKPQVAYRETITQEIEDSYTHKKQSGGSGQFGKIDYRIKPGEPNSGFKFTSTVVGGNVPKEFFPAIEKGFAGMMENGPVAGFPVLDVEVELFDGGYHAVDSSAVAFEIAAKGAFRQSMPKAGAQLLEPVMKVDVFTPEDNVGDVIGDLNRRRGMIKDQEAGNTGVRIKADVPLSEMFGYIGHLRTITSGRGQFSMEFSHYAAAPNNVAEEVIAEVKARNEKK, encoded by the coding sequence ATGGCAGATTTAAGCAAATACAGAAACATTGGTATTTTCGCTCACGTTGATGCGGGTAAGACCACAACAACTGAACGAATTCTGAAACTTACAGGTATGATCCACAAGATTGGTGAAGTACATGATGGTGAGTCAACTACTGACTTCATGGAACAGGAAGCTGAGCGTGGTATTACAATCCAGTCTGCTGCTGTTACTTGTGAATGGAAAAAGCACCGTTTTAACGTAATCGACACTCCTGGTCACGTTGACTTCACTGTTGAAGTTTACCGTTCATTAAAAGTACTAGACGGTGGTATTGGTGTATTCTGTGGTTCAGGTGGTGTTGAGCCGCAATCAGAAACGAACTGGCGTTACGCTAACGAATCAAAAGTTGCACGTCTTATCTTCGTAAACAAGTTAGACCGTTTAGGTGCAAACTTCTTCCGCGTTAAAGATCAAGTACAAAACGTACTTGGCGCACGTCCTTTGGTAATGACTTTACCAATCGGTGAAGAAGATGGCTTCAAAGGTGTAGTAGACGTATTATCTCAAAAAGCATACATCTGGGATGATTCAGGTCAGCCTGAGAACTATGAAATTCAAGATATCCCTGCAGACATGGTAGATGATGCAGCGGCATACCGTGAAGAAATGATCGAAACTGCTTTAGAAGCGGACGAAGATTTACTAATGGAATACCTTGAAGGTGAATTAGACCCAACAGAAGAGCAAATCAAAGCGTGTATCCGTAAAGGTACTAACGAATTGTTATTCTTCCCTACATACTGTGGTTCTGCATTCAAGAACAAAGGTATGCAACTTCTTCTTGACGCTGTTGTTGATTACTTACCGTCTCCAACTGAAGTTCCACCACAGCCACTAACTGACGAAGAAGGTGAGCCTACTGGTGAATTCGCTATCGTTGACGCTGAAGAGCCTTTCCGTGCATTAGCATTCAAAATTATGGATGACCGTTTCGGTGCTCTTACGTTCGTACGTATATATTCAGGTCGTCTTAAGAAAGGTGACACAGTACTTAACTCTTTCACAGGTAAAACTGAACGTATCGGCCGTATGGTTGAGATGCAAGCAGAAGACCGTACTGAACTAACTGAAGCGCAAGCAGGTGACATCCTAGCTATCGTTGGTATGAAGAACGTTCAAACTGGTCACACATTATGTGATGTTAAGCAACCTTGTACACTTGAAGCAATGGTATTCCCAGAGCCAGTAATCTCAATCGCTGTTTCTCCTAAAGAGAAAGGCGGTGCAGAGAAGATGGGTATCGCTATCGGTAAGATGGTTGCTGAAGATCCAACGTTCCAAGTTGAAACTGACGAAGATTCAGGTGAAACAATCCTTAAAGGTATGGGTGAACTTCACTTAGATATCAAAGTAGACATCCTTAAGCGTACTTACGGTGTTGAATTAGAAGTAGGTAAGCCACAAGTAGCATACCGTGAAACAATCACGCAAGAGATTGAAGATTCTTACACGCATAAGAAACAATCTGGTGGTTCTGGTCAATTCGGTAAGATCGATTACCGCATCAAGCCAGGTGAGCCAAACTCAGGCTTCAAGTTCACATCAACAGTTGTTGGTGGTAACGTACCAAAAGAATTCTTCCCAGCGATCGAAAAAGGTTTCGCGGGTATGATGGAAAATGGTCCGGTTGCTGGCTTCCCAGTACTTGACGTTGAAGTTGAACTATTTGACGGTGGCTACCACGCAGTTGACTCGTCAGCAGTAGCTTTCGAAATCGCAGCGAAAGGCGCTTTCCGTCAATCAATGCCAAAAGCTGGTGCACAATTACTTGAGCCAGTAATGAAAGTTGACGTGTTCACACCAGAAGACAACGTTGGTGACGTAATCGGTGACCTTAACCGTCGTCGTGGTATGATCAAAGACCAAGAAGCTGGTAACACTGGCGTTCGCATCAAAGCAGACGTACCATTATCAGAAATGTTTGGTTACATCGGTCACTTACGTACTATCACTTCAGGTCGTGGTCAATTCTCTATGGAATTCAGCCACTACGCTGCAGCACCAAACAATGTTGCTGAAGAAGTTATTGCTGAAGTTAAAGCACGTAACGAAAAGAAATAA
- a CDS encoding IS4 family transposase → MPAFTQFHDFIEESPVDIAKLTTFCEHIPDDWVYQATGLSAKATIRRRRLPSDMVLWLVVGMAFFRNEPIAEVARRMNICAEGLADEKLLAKSALTEARKRLGSESMAWLFRQCSNQWGLERYPGDTWHGLQVFAVDGALFRTNDTPELREHFGSGNTSTNRQTPFPMLRLVTLMNVRSHVIVDGDISPYRKGEIPLAKGFMDKLPDNSVTLLDKGFYSAELLLGINKLGDNSHWLIPARKGLKYTLLDKQESNDQLVEMKVSPQARKKNPDLPETWKVRAVTYEVAGKVKTVFTSLPRDKYNAQDVAELYHERWEIELGYRDIKSSMQHNAITLRSKTVDLVYQELWGLVLGYNLVRREASQAAVSHQRAPNEISFKYACQFIASQLKVMAKALSPGNTPKRLAQLRGDLTMLFKENRPRPSRPRAVKISKTRYPINRNAAPLK, encoded by the coding sequence ATGCCTGCCTTCACCCAGTTTCACGATTTTATCGAAGAATCCCCAGTAGATATTGCCAAGTTAACCACCTTTTGTGAGCACATTCCTGACGATTGGGTTTATCAAGCGACAGGGTTGTCAGCCAAAGCTACAATCCGAAGACGGCGTTTGCCCAGTGATATGGTGCTTTGGTTGGTAGTTGGTATGGCATTTTTTAGAAACGAACCGATTGCTGAAGTAGCAAGGCGTATGAACATATGTGCTGAAGGCTTAGCTGATGAAAAACTTTTAGCTAAAAGTGCATTAACCGAAGCGAGAAAACGTCTTGGCTCTGAATCGATGGCATGGCTATTTAGGCAATGCAGCAACCAATGGGGATTAGAGCGTTACCCAGGTGACACTTGGCACGGCCTTCAGGTTTTTGCTGTTGATGGGGCTTTATTTCGCACAAATGATACGCCTGAATTACGTGAGCATTTCGGCTCTGGAAATACGAGCACAAATCGGCAAACGCCATTTCCTATGTTAAGGCTCGTGACGCTAATGAATGTTCGCTCTCATGTGATTGTTGATGGCGATATAAGCCCTTATCGAAAAGGTGAAATTCCTCTCGCAAAGGGGTTCATGGATAAGTTGCCAGATAACTCAGTTACCCTACTAGACAAAGGTTTCTATAGCGCAGAGCTACTTCTGGGTATAAACAAACTGGGAGACAACAGTCATTGGCTTATTCCCGCAAGAAAAGGTTTAAAGTACACGCTGCTCGACAAGCAAGAAAGTAATGACCAATTGGTCGAGATGAAGGTCTCCCCTCAGGCAAGAAAGAAGAATCCTGACTTACCGGAAACTTGGAAAGTTAGGGCTGTAACGTATGAAGTTGCTGGCAAAGTAAAAACGGTATTCACATCATTACCTCGTGATAAATACAACGCTCAAGATGTTGCCGAGTTATACCATGAGCGTTGGGAAATTGAGCTAGGTTACCGAGACATCAAATCATCAATGCAACACAATGCGATCACCCTTAGAAGCAAAACAGTTGATCTTGTATATCAAGAGTTATGGGGACTTGTGCTGGGTTACAACCTTGTTCGAAGAGAAGCTAGTCAAGCGGCCGTTTCTCATCAAAGAGCTCCTAACGAAATTAGTTTCAAATATGCTTGCCAGTTCATCGCCAGTCAATTGAAAGTGATGGCAAAAGCGCTATCACCTGGTAATACACCAAAACGATTAGCTCAGCTTCGAGGTGACTTGACCATGCTCTTCAAAGAAAACCGCCCTAGGCCATCAAGACCTAGGGCGGTAAAGATATCAAAGACCCGTTATCCAATTAATCGCAATGCTGCTCCACTAAAGTGA